GCCAGGCAGTCAAGCTCTACACGGCGGCGATCGACAACCGCTACGGAGTCGGGATGATCACCTCGCGCCTGGGCCCGCAGCGCGAGGTCGATACCTTCGAGCGCGATACCGATTTCCTGGCGGCGGCGCAACCGGTTGCGTGCATCCTGGTCGACGAAGCCCAGTTCTTGAGCACAGCCCAGGTGCAGCAACTGCACCAGGTTGCCCAGGTGCGCGGCATCCCCGTGATCTGCTACGGCCTGCGCAGCGATTTTCGGGGCGCCCCGTTTCCCGGCTCGGCCTACCTGCTGGCGCTGGCCGACGATATCGAAGAAATCAAGAACATCTGTAGCTGCGGCAAGAAGGCGACCATGAATATCCGCGTCGATGCCAACGGGCGGCGCATCCGCGAAGGCGAGCAGGTCAGCATTGGGGGTAACGAAAGCTACCGCCAGGCCTGCGGGCGCTGCTTTTACGCGGCTTGAGCCTGGCGCCGGCAGCCGGCGGTATGCTCGACATGCTGCTCTACCTGGCGCCGTCCGCCGCGCTGGCGCTGCTGCTGTGGATCGCCTCGGGTGCCCATCCTTTCTTTTTCGTGTTCACCGCAGCCGGCACACTGTGCCATGAACTGGCCCACTTCTCGGTCGGCCTGCTCACGAATGCCGAGCCGGTCGCGCTGAGCGTCTGGCCGCGCCGCATCAAGCGTTCTAGCAGGGGAAGCAGGCGCGGCGAGCGCGGGGGGCATAACTGGGAACTCGGCTCGGTCAGCTTCGCCAACTTGCGCTGGTACAACGCTGCCCCCAGCGCGCTGGCGCCCTTGACCATCCTTGCACTGCCGTTTGCCGTAGCCTGGTGGCGCACCCGGCACGGCTGGGTATTCGAACCGTTCGACCTGTTGCTAGCGGTTTTGCTGGCGCCGCAATTCCTGTCGTTCTGGCCGTCGCCGGTCGATTGGCGCCTGGCGGCGCGCTCCTGGCCGTGGATTCCGATTCTGCTTGTTGCCTGGCTGGCCATGGGATACGGCATGCAACTGCTCCAGCTTGTCAAAGGGTGAACACCAGGCTTATGGCAGCCTTAAAACGGCGCGGGAAATGCATGCAAGCTGGCTGTGACTGCTTGCGCCTTACTGTAGAATGGACTGCATAGGGCGTACTGACCGGCATGCCTCGCCGGTCTCGCCGAAGCAACACACGTTTCGGAGAAACGACGAATGAAAAAGCACCATCTGATCATGGCCGCCATGGCCTTTGCCATGTCGGCCCATGTGGTTACCGCCCAGCCCGAAAAGGCTGCCTCCGTCCAGCCGGCCAAGGTCGCCGGCTCAATGCAGATGAAGCCGCTTGCGGAGCAGACCCAGGCTGCGCTGTGGGCATCGCGCGTGCTCGGTCGCTATCACTACAAGGCGACGCCGCTCGATGATGCGATGTCGCAAAAAATCTTCGACAACTACTTCGATACGCTCGATGGCGAGAAGCTGTATTTCAGCCAGTCCGATGTCGACCAGTTCGCATCGATGCGCACCAAGATGGACGACGCCATCAACAACGAGAACCTGACGGTGCCGTTCGCGATCTACAATCTCTACCAGCAGCGCTTTGGCGAGCGCATGGCCTATGCGCGCCAGTTGCTCAAGACCACGCCTGATTTTTCGCTCAACGAAACGCTCCAGCTCGACCGTGAGAAGGCGCCATATGCCAAGTCCGAAGAAGAAATCCGCGAGCTGTGGCGCAAGCGCGTCAAGAACGACTGGTTGCGCCTGAAACTGGCGGGCAAGGACGACAAGGGCATCCGCGAGACGCTCGACAAGCGCTACGATAATTACGTCGGCCGCATTCGAAAGCTCAACAACGAAGACGTGTTCCAGATGTTCATGAACGCGTATGCCACCGCGATCGAGCCGCATACCAATTACCTTGGTCCGCGTTCGGCCGACAATTTCGACATCGCCATGCGCCTGTCGCTCGAAGGCATCGGTGCCGTGTTGCAAACGCGCGACGAATACACCATCATCCGCGAGATCGTGCCGGGCAGCCCGGCCGCCATGTCGGGCAAGCTGAAGGTGGGCGACCGCATCGTCGGGGTGGCGCAGGGCGGCGGTGTATTCACCGACGTGCTCGGCTGGCGTCTCGACGACGTGGTCCAGCTGGTGCGGGGCCAGAAGGGTACTACCGTGCGCCTGGACGTGCTGCCGGGCGACGCCGGCCCCGATGCCAAGCCGGTGGCCGTGTCGATGGTACGCAAGAAAATCAGCATGGAAGAACAGGCCGCGAAGAAGTCGATCATCGAAGTCAAGGATGGCGGCGTCAAGCGCCGGGTCGGCGTGATTTCGCTGCCGACCTTCTATCTCGACTTCGAGGCGCGCCGCCGCGGCGACAAGGACTTCCGCAGCGCGACCCGCGACGTGGCCCGCATCCTTGCCGAGCTCAAGAAAGATAAGGTCGACAACGTCCTGATCGACCTGCGCAACAACGGCGGCGGTTCGCTCACCGAGGCAATCGAGCTGACCGGCCTGTTCATCGACAAGGGCCCGGTAGTGCAGCAGCGCGACGCACAAGGCCGTATCGAGGTCGAATCCGACATGCAGGCCGGCCTGTCCTGGGATGGCCCGATGGGCGTGCTGATCAACCGTGGCTCGGCATCGGCATCCGAAATCTTTGCTGCGGCGATCCAGGATTACGGCCGCGGCCTGGTCATCGGCGAACCGAGCTTCGGCAAGGGCACGGTCCAGACCCTGATCGACCTCGATCGCTTCGCGCCGGGTGAAAAGGTGCGTTACGGCGAACTCAAAATGACGATTGCACAGTTCTTTCGCATTAACGGCGGCACCACCCAGCTGCGCGGCGTAACGCCGGACATCAAGCTGCCAGTGCTGTCCGATGCCGACAGCTTTGGCGAATCGTCCTTCGATAATGCCTTGCCCTGGGTGGCAATCAAGCCAGCGACGTATGCCGCGGCGGGCGACCTGAAAGAGCTGATCGCGCCGCTGCAAAAACGCCACGAGGCGCGCATTGCCAAGGATAAGGAGTTTCAGTTCTTGCAAGAAGACATCGCGGAAGTCATGAAGCTGCGTAAGGAAAACGCGATCTCGCTTAACGAAACCGTGCGCCGCAAGGAGCGCGATGCCCAGGATGCACGCTCCAAACTGCGCGAGGCACGTCTGGCTGCGGCAGGCGGCATTACCAGCGACGAGCCGGCGAGTGGCCCGGCCGCCAAGGAAGCGCGCGGCAAGGTGCCGGCCTCGACTAAACCGCAAAAACCGGCGGTGGCAGTACGTGGCACGCCACGCCAGGACGACGGCCTGCAGTTCGACGAGCGCGACTTGAAGGCAGAACTGGCGGCGGAGAAAGCAGCCAAGGACGCAAAGGACATCATGCTGCAAGAAGCGGCCAATATCCTGGCCGACGAGGTTGGAATGCTGCGCACGGATACCCGCATGGCTTCGCGCACAATGCCTTACATGGTGGCGCCGCGCAGTAATTGAGTTGTCACGGCAACGCGTTGTCATCTGACGATGGCCGGACCTGCATGAGCAGGCCGGCCATTTTTTTTACTGATGCTCGATACGAATAATTGCGTACCGATAAGTAAAACAGCGTAGTTATGTTAGTTAGCGAACAAACGGAGTAAGATTAATCCTACTCCAAGACGGCCATTTATCTGAAATTCATACCCCGCGCACGCTTGAGTTACACAATTGCTTATCTTTTTTTTATTTATGTTAGGATATCTCTACGTTGCAAGAACAACAATTGAAACTCAACCTAGGAGTATATTCCATGACAATTCGTCACCTCGTCGTTGCTGCACTGCTGGTCGGTGCAGGTGCCGCCCAAGCTGATACGATCCCGTCGAGCACTGCGCCGACCTTCCTGTCCGGCTGGTCTGCCGGCAACGGGGTCGATGTACTCGGTTCCGGCGTTCTGCAGGGTAACTATAAATTGATGGGCGGCGTGGCCCACTCGTCCGGCGCATCGTCGGAAGCTACCCTGGCCGACATTGTCGGCGGTAAGGCGGCCGCAACTATCTCCCAAGACAACGGCCAAACCACGATGCTGTTCAAGCGTGGCATCGCCGGCGACTACCTGCTGAGCTCTAACATGGCGATCATGGCGGTGTCGATGGGCACCACCGTGTCGTTGGTCAACTCGGCTGACGGCGCCAAGGTTCAGGCAGGCAGCGCCGGTGCAGCGCCAGCAGTGCGCTCGACTTCGGGCGGCGGCGCGGCTAGCGGTCCGATCGGTTCGGGTAGCAGTTCGGGCAGTGGCTCGGCTGGCACGTCAAACGGTAGCGGCGCCAGCGCATTCATTCCTGGCGCGGGCAATAGCGCGGTCCAGCCGAATGCCGGCGTCGGTGCTGGCGTAGGCGGTGGCAGCGCCAGGCTTGCCGCGGTCGACGTGCCAGAGCCAGCCAGCCTGGCGCTGATGTTGGCCGGTATGCTGGGTGTTGGCGCACTGCGCCGCCGCTCACGCTAATCCGGAGTACGCGGGGCGGCACTGTCCGTCCCGCAAGACCGCAAGTGTTCCACTTGGCGGTCAGTCCAGTTGCGGTACAATCTTGTGAACGGTCGTGCTTTTTCAAGCGACCCCTAACAAGGAGACCACATGGACCTGCACTACTCGGATGAAGACCTGGCGTTTCGCGACCAGGTCCGCGCCTTTCTCGATTCCCACCTCCCCAAAGATCTGCAAGCCAAGGTACTCCAGCACCTGCGCCTGGATAAGGACGACTTCGTGCGCTGGCACCGGATACTTGCCCGGCAGGGGTGGGTAGCACCGGCCTGGCCGCGCGAATTCGGCGGCCCGGGCTGGACGGCGCTCCAGCGCCACATCTTCGAAGAAGAATGCGCGCGTGCCGGCACCCCGCGCATCATGCCGTTCGGCATCGACATGGTGGCACCGGTGATCATGGCATTCGGTAGTCAAGAGCAGAAGGCACGTTTGCTGCCGCGTATCTTGTCCTGCGAGGATTGGTGGTGCCAGGGGTATTCCGAACCGGGCGCCGGTTCCGATCTTGCCTCGGTCAAGACCACGGCAGTGCGCCATCTCGACGCCGATGGCGAACACTATATCGTCAACGGCCAGAAGACCTGGACCACCCTGGCCCAGCATGCCGACATGATCTTCTGCCTGGTGCGCACCGACGCGTCGGTGCGCAAGCAAGAGGGCATTTCATTCTTGCTGATCGACATGCACGCGCCGGGAGTGACCGTGCGCCCGATCATCATGCTCGATGAAGACCATGAAGTGAACGAAGTGTTCTTTGATAACGTGCGGGTGCCGGCCGCCAACCTGGTGGGCGAGGAAAACCGTGGCTGGACCTATGCCAAATATTTGCTCGGACATGAACGCACCGGCATCGCCGCCGTTGGCCGCAGCAAGCGCGAACTGGGCTTGCTCAAGCGCCTGGCGCGCCGCGAACACAAGAACGGCCGTCCGCTGCTGGAAGACCCGCTGTTCGCGGCCAAGGTGGCCGCGCTCGAAATCGAGCTGATGGCGCTCGACATGACGGTGCTGCGAGTACTGGCGCAAGCTGGCAAGGCTCCCGGCCCGGAAGCGTCGGTGCTCAAGGTGCGCGGCACCGACATCCAGCAGATGCTCACCGAACTCATGCTCGAGGCCGCGGGGCCGATGGCGCTGCCCTTCGACGCGGCCTATCTCGAGGGTGAACAGGAGCACAGCGTGGCCGGCGACGACGCGGCCGCGCCGCTGGCTTCGTACTATTTTAACTATCGCAAGACCTCCATCTACGGGGGCTCGAACGAAATCCAGCGCGGAATCATCAGCCAGATGATCCTGGGCCTGTAAGGAGAACCAGATGCACTTCAATCTCAACGAAGAACAGGTCCAGTTCGCCGATGCACTGAAACGCTGGATTGGCCGTGACTACAGTTTCGAGCAGCGCCGCGCCATTATTGCCAGCCCCGAGGGAACGTCAAGCCAGGCCTGGGCCAGGCTGGTGGAGCTGGGCATGACGGCCTTGCCGGTGCCGCAAGAGCAGGGTGGCTTTAGTGGCGGCGCAACCGACATGTTCGTGGTGATGCGCGAACTCGGACGCGCGCTGGTAGTGGAGCCCTACCTTGCGACCGTGCTCGGCGCGCAATTTCTCAAGCTCGGCGGCGGGCATGGCGCCCTGCTCGAAGCGGTGGCCACGGGCGAGCTGAAAATGGCTTGCGCGCTGGGCGAGCGCCAGTCCCGTCACGATCTGCGCGACATTCTCACCCGTGCCGAGCGGGACGGTGCTGGCTGGCGCCTGGACGGTGAAAAAAACGTGGTGATCCATGGCGCCGAAGCCGGTGTGCTGGTGGTGTCGGCGCGAACCGGCGGCGCGCAACGCGATGAAGACGGCATTACCCTGTTCGCGGTGCCGGCCGACGCACCCGGGCTGAGGCAGACCGCCTACCGCGGCCTCGACGGGCTGCGCGCGGCCGACCTGCGCTTCGATGGCGTGGTTCTACCCCCGGATGCTGTCATCGGCCAGGCCGGCAATGGCTGGGAGTTGCTCGAACACGGCGCCGATTACGGCGCTGGCCTGCTGTGCTTCGAGGCGCTCGGCGCGATGGAAGCCCTGTTTGACGCTACGCTCGAGTACCTGAAGACGCGCCAGCAGTTCGGCGTCCCGATCGGCAAGTTCCAGGCGCTGCAGCACCGCATGGCCGACATGTACATCCACCTGGAACAGGCGCGCTCGATGGCCTTGCTGGTCGCCGTCAAGCTCGACGGCGCGGATGCGGCCGAGCGGCGCCAGGTCGCGGCCGCAGCCAAGTACCGGGTTGGCGAAGCGGCGCGTTTCATTGGCCAGCAGGCGGTGCAGCTGCACGGTGGCATGGGCGTGACCGACGAACTGGCGGCTTCGCACTACTTCAAGCGCTTGACTACCATCGACCTGACGCTGGGCGACCGCGACCACCACCTGGCGCGCTTCATGGCGCAGCCGGGCTTCCAAAGGGCGCCGTAACGGCGGCGCCTTGCTACTGGTGAGCCTGGCCAGGCTGGCGGGCCGCGTGGCCGGCAGGCTCAGTGCCCGTGCGCCTTGGCGTACTTTGCCAGCTCCAGCTTGGCCACGGCATTGCGGTGCACTTCGTCGGGCCCGTCGGCCAGGCGCAGTGCGCGGTTGCCGGCCCACTGCCAGGCCAGCGGAAAGTCTTCCGAGACGCCGGCCGCGCCGTGGGCCTGGATCGCCCAGTCCAGCACGTCCTGGGCCACGGCCGGCGCCAGCACCTTGATCATCGCGATCTCGGCTGCCGCCTGCTTGTTTCCGACCGTGTCCATCATGTAGGCGGCCTTGAGCGTGAGCAGACGCGCGGTATCGATGCGGATGCGCGCTTCGGCGATCCGTTCGCGCCATACGCCTTGCTCTGAAATCTTGCGCCCGAATGCCACCCGCGAATCCAGCCGTTTGCACATCAGTTCGAGTGCCCGCTCGGCCACGCCGATGGCGCGCATGCAATGGTGAATGCGGCCTGGCCCCAGGCGGCCCTGGGCGATCTCGAAGCCGCGTCCTTCACCGAGCAGCATGTTGGCAGCCGGCACGCGCACATTCTCGAAGCGGATCTCGCAATGACCGTGGGGCGCGTCGTCGTAGCCAAATACCGGCAACGGGCGCACGATCGTGATGCCGGGGGTATCGGCCGCGACCACGATCATCGACTGCTGCTGGTGGCGCGCCGCATCCGGATCGGTCTTGCCCATCACGATGAAGACCTTGCAGCGCGGATCGCCCGCACCCGAGATCCACCATTTATGCCCGTTGATGAGGTAGTCGTCGCCGTCGCGTGCGATGCGGGTGGCAATATTGGTCGCGTCCGACGAGGCGACGTCGGGCTCGGTCATGGCGAAAGCCGAGCGCAGCTCGCCGCGCAGGAGCGGCGCCAGCCATGCTTGCTTGAGCGCTTCGGACGCGTAGCGCTCGAGGGTCTCCATGTTGCCGGTATCGGGCGCCGAGCAATTGAAGACCTCGGGCGCCCAGGGCACCCGGCCCATGATCTCGCACAACGGGGCATAGTCGAGGTTCGACAGGCCTTCCGGTGCGTGCGCCGACCTGGGCAGGAACAGATTCCATAGCCCGGCTTCGCGCGCGAGTGGTTTGAGGCGTTCGATCAGGTCGAGCGGCAGCCAGCGGCTGCCCTTGTCGCGCTCATTGGCGGCGATTTCATCGTGATAGGCGCGTTCGTTCGGATAGATGTGCGCGTCCATGAAGTCGAGCAGGCGGGCCTGCAACTGCTGGCAGCGCGCGGAATAAGCGAAATCCATGTG
Above is a genomic segment from Massilia sp. H6 containing:
- a CDS encoding acyl-CoA dehydrogenase family protein is translated as MDFAYSARCQQLQARLLDFMDAHIYPNERAYHDEIAANERDKGSRWLPLDLIERLKPLAREAGLWNLFLPRSAHAPEGLSNLDYAPLCEIMGRVPWAPEVFNCSAPDTGNMETLERYASEALKQAWLAPLLRGELRSAFAMTEPDVASSDATNIATRIARDGDDYLINGHKWWISGAGDPRCKVFIVMGKTDPDAARHQQQSMIVVAADTPGITIVRPLPVFGYDDAPHGHCEIRFENVRVPAANMLLGEGRGFEIAQGRLGPGRIHHCMRAIGVAERALELMCKRLDSRVAFGRKISEQGVWRERIAEARIRIDTARLLTLKAAYMMDTVGNKQAAAEIAMIKVLAPAVAQDVLDWAIQAHGAAGVSEDFPLAWQWAGNRALRLADGPDEVHRNAVAKLELAKYAKAHGH
- a CDS encoding thymidine kinase; this encodes MAKLYFRYSAMNAGKSTALLQVAHNYEEQGQAVKLYTAAIDNRYGVGMITSRLGPQREVDTFERDTDFLAAAQPVACILVDEAQFLSTAQVQQLHQVAQVRGIPVICYGLRSDFRGAPFPGSAYLLALADDIEEIKNICSCGKKATMNIRVDANGRRIREGEQVSIGGNESYRQACGRCFYAA
- a CDS encoding acyl-CoA dehydrogenase family protein, with product MDLHYSDEDLAFRDQVRAFLDSHLPKDLQAKVLQHLRLDKDDFVRWHRILARQGWVAPAWPREFGGPGWTALQRHIFEEECARAGTPRIMPFGIDMVAPVIMAFGSQEQKARLLPRILSCEDWWCQGYSEPGAGSDLASVKTTAVRHLDADGEHYIVNGQKTWTTLAQHADMIFCLVRTDASVRKQEGISFLLIDMHAPGVTVRPIIMLDEDHEVNEVFFDNVRVPAANLVGEENRGWTYAKYLLGHERTGIAAVGRSKRELGLLKRLARREHKNGRPLLEDPLFAAKVAALEIELMALDMTVLRVLAQAGKAPGPEASVLKVRGTDIQQMLTELMLEAAGPMALPFDAAYLEGEQEHSVAGDDAAAPLASYYFNYRKTSIYGGSNEIQRGIISQMILGL
- a CDS encoding acyl-CoA dehydrogenase family protein; its protein translation is MHFNLNEEQVQFADALKRWIGRDYSFEQRRAIIASPEGTSSQAWARLVELGMTALPVPQEQGGFSGGATDMFVVMRELGRALVVEPYLATVLGAQFLKLGGGHGALLEAVATGELKMACALGERQSRHDLRDILTRAERDGAGWRLDGEKNVVIHGAEAGVLVVSARTGGAQRDEDGITLFAVPADAPGLRQTAYRGLDGLRAADLRFDGVVLPPDAVIGQAGNGWELLEHGADYGAGLLCFEALGAMEALFDATLEYLKTRQQFGVPIGKFQALQHRMADMYIHLEQARSMALLVAVKLDGADAAERRQVAAAAKYRVGEAARFIGQQAVQLHGGMGVTDELAASHYFKRLTTIDLTLGDRDHHLARFMAQPGFQRAP
- a CDS encoding PEP-CTERM sorting domain-containing protein; translated protein: MTIRHLVVAALLVGAGAAQADTIPSSTAPTFLSGWSAGNGVDVLGSGVLQGNYKLMGGVAHSSGASSEATLADIVGGKAAATISQDNGQTTMLFKRGIAGDYLLSSNMAIMAVSMGTTVSLVNSADGAKVQAGSAGAAPAVRSTSGGGAASGPIGSGSSSGSGSAGTSNGSGASAFIPGAGNSAVQPNAGVGAGVGGGSARLAAVDVPEPASLALMLAGMLGVGALRRRSR
- a CDS encoding carboxy terminal-processing peptidase, yielding MKKHHLIMAAMAFAMSAHVVTAQPEKAASVQPAKVAGSMQMKPLAEQTQAALWASRVLGRYHYKATPLDDAMSQKIFDNYFDTLDGEKLYFSQSDVDQFASMRTKMDDAINNENLTVPFAIYNLYQQRFGERMAYARQLLKTTPDFSLNETLQLDREKAPYAKSEEEIRELWRKRVKNDWLRLKLAGKDDKGIRETLDKRYDNYVGRIRKLNNEDVFQMFMNAYATAIEPHTNYLGPRSADNFDIAMRLSLEGIGAVLQTRDEYTIIREIVPGSPAAMSGKLKVGDRIVGVAQGGGVFTDVLGWRLDDVVQLVRGQKGTTVRLDVLPGDAGPDAKPVAVSMVRKKISMEEQAAKKSIIEVKDGGVKRRVGVISLPTFYLDFEARRRGDKDFRSATRDVARILAELKKDKVDNVLIDLRNNGGGSLTEAIELTGLFIDKGPVVQQRDAQGRIEVESDMQAGLSWDGPMGVLINRGSASASEIFAAAIQDYGRGLVIGEPSFGKGTVQTLIDLDRFAPGEKVRYGELKMTIAQFFRINGGTTQLRGVTPDIKLPVLSDADSFGESSFDNALPWVAIKPATYAAAGDLKELIAPLQKRHEARIAKDKEFQFLQEDIAEVMKLRKENAISLNETVRRKERDAQDARSKLREARLAAAGGITSDEPASGPAAKEARGKVPASTKPQKPAVAVRGTPRQDDGLQFDERDLKAELAAEKAAKDAKDIMLQEAANILADEVGMLRTDTRMASRTMPYMVAPRSN